The window GTATATCCAGAATCCCAGCGATTTAAGCATATCAATGATCCTTGAAAGATTTGACACTCTGAAAATACTGACTCCTTCAAGCGCTCCGGAAGAAGCTCTGTTGACATCCCTGTTTACATCAGCACTTCTGTGTTTGGGAATTATAATACCATCAAAATCAAAAGCAAAAGCGCTTCTTATTATTCCCCCGAAATTACCTACATCCGTAATACCGTCCAGAATAAGCAGCCTTGTCTTTTTGTCCGGCCTGTCTCTAAGAAATATTTCAATATCGGGATATGAATAATTTGATACTTTTGCACATATACCCTGCGATTTTAGAGGGTTTGTTCTGAGGATTTTTTCAAAATCTTTTTTTGGGAGTACTGAAAAGCTTATATGTTTTTCAGCAGCTTTATGCTTTATGCTCTTTATTTTTAAATCGTCTTCTCTTGACTGGAGTATATATAGATTGAATATTTTTCTTCTGCCTTTGTTATTATCAAGAAGCATCGAAACGGAATTTATGCCTTCTATTAATTCAAATTCCGTTCTTTCATTATTATCTTTCATTTTTAAAGATTATTCCTGTCTTTTCCAGACTGTCCCTTCTTTTCTGTCTTCAAGGATTATCCCTGCTTTCAGAAGCATGTCCCTTATCTCGTCTGATTTCCTGTAATCCTTTGAATTTCTGGCTTCATTTCTCTGTCTTATAAATTCTTCTATCTGCTCTTTTGTAAGAGCGGAAGCATCATCTTTGTTTTGATCCTGCCTTCTTGAAAGTTCACCCTCTATGTCTATTCCGAAGATTTTAAAAAGTCTGACAGCTTCTTCATAAAAAAGACTGAGCTTCTTTAAGCTTTCTTTTCTGAAAACAAACTCTTTGGACTGTATGATGCTGTTTATGCCTTTTATAGCCTCAAATAAAACTCCGATTGCGCCTGCACTGTTAAAATCATCACTCATATATTTTTTAAAATCCGGAATAAGCAATTCTCTTATGTCGTCTATTGCCTTTTCTGTCTTTTCATATTCAATTATTTTTTCTTCCCTGCCCTTTTCCTGCTCTTTTCCGGTCTGTTGTTTTTCAATAAGGAATTTCAGATTCCGGAATGTATTCACTATTTTTTCCATTGCTTTCTGAGATTCCCGGATCTTCTGACCGGAAAATTCAAGAGGACTCCTGTAGTGCGTGGAAAGCATATAGAATTTAATTATATTCGGGGAATATCTGTCAAGAAGATTTCTTAATATCCATTCGCTTTTTAATCCATCCGATTTTGACATTTTCCTGTCTTTTACCTCAATCATGCCATTATGCATCCAGTATCTTACAAAAGGGCCGGAATCGGGAAATGCAGCTTCGCTTTGCGCTATTTCATTTTCGTGATGGGGAAATATAAGATCTATGCCTCCGCCATGTATGTCAAACCCAAATCCAAGATATTTTCCAGACATGGCCGAGCATTCAATATGCCAGCCCGGTCTTCCGTATCCCCACGGGCTTTCCCAGCTTGGCTCCCCTTCTTTGGCAGATTTCCATAAAGTAAAGTCGATATTGCTTTCCTTATTAAAACTGCTTTCTTCAGAATTTTTCATTTCACTGATTTTCTGCCCGGACAGTTTTCCGTATTCCTTATATTCTGAAACATCGAAATAGACATCTCCCTCTGAAACATACCCATAGCCATTAGCAATTATTTTCTGTATTATCTCTATGATTTCATCAATCATTTCAGTTGCCAGCGGAATTCTGTCAATGCTTCCTATTTCAAGCCTTTCAATATCTTCTTTGAATGCTTTGATGTATCTGTCTGTTATAACCTTGAAATCAACATTCTCCTGTTTTGCCTTATTGATTATTTTATCTTCAATATCAGTTATATTCTGTACAAAAATAACCCTGTAGCCAAGATATTTAAGATAGTTCCGCACCATGTCAAAAACAATTATGGGTCTGGCATTGCCGATTGATATGTAATTATAGACAGTAGGTCCGCAGACATACATTTTTACCAGATTTTCTTCAGAGGTTTTAAATTCCTCTTTATTTCTTGTAAGCGTATTGTATATTTTAAGATCCAAAATATCCTCTTTCATTTTAAGCAATTTCATTCAGTTTTGTTTTTATCTTTAGTCTTCAAAATTTTTATCTCATTTTCCAGAACATCTATTCTGGATTTGAGTTCCGTTAAAAGGTCATTTACAGGATCCGGAAGATTCATTCTGCGGAATTCATCTGAAAGAACCTTCTCGCCTTTTATTTTAACTATTTTCCCGGGAACACCGACAACCGTGCAACCATCAGGAACCGGGTTTATTACAACTGCTCCTGCGCCTATTACCACATTGCTTCCGATTGTAATTGAGCCAAGAACTTTGGCACCTGCAGAAACTATTACATTATTTCCAAGAGTAGGATGTCTCTTGCCTCT of the Actinomycetota bacterium genome contains:
- the rlmB gene encoding 23S rRNA (guanosine(2251)-2'-O)-methyltransferase RlmB; amino-acid sequence: MKDNNERTEFELIEGINSVSMLLDNNKGRRKIFNLYILQSREDDLKIKSIKHKAAEKHISFSVLPKKDFEKILRTNPLKSQGICAKVSNYSYPDIEIFLRDRPDKKTRLLILDGITDVGNFGGIIRSAFAFDFDGIIIPKHRSADVNRDVNRASSGALEGVSIFRVSNLSRIIDMLKSLGFWIYGTSVYEEDNRKTLKLSETIFNFPMALILGGEHKGISRLLKDKSDELVNIEINGRLDSLNVSVSAGILLYFINRQAERD
- a CDS encoding cysteine--tRNA ligase, whose amino-acid sequence is MDLKIYNTLTRNKEEFKTSEENLVKMYVCGPTVYNYISIGNARPIIVFDMVRNYLKYLGYRVIFVQNITDIEDKIINKAKQENVDFKVITDRYIKAFKEDIERLEIGSIDRIPLATEMIDEIIEIIQKIIANGYGYVSEGDVYFDVSEYKEYGKLSGQKISEMKNSEESSFNKESNIDFTLWKSAKEGEPSWESPWGYGRPGWHIECSAMSGKYLGFGFDIHGGGIDLIFPHHENEIAQSEAAFPDSGPFVRYWMHNGMIEVKDRKMSKSDGLKSEWILRNLLDRYSPNIIKFYMLSTHYRSPLEFSGQKIRESQKAMEKIVNTFRNLKFLIEKQQTGKEQEKGREEKIIEYEKTEKAIDDIRELLIPDFKKYMSDDFNSAGAIGVLFEAIKGINSIIQSKEFVFRKESLKKLSLFYEEAVRLFKIFGIDIEGELSRRQDQNKDDASALTKEQIEEFIRQRNEARNSKDYRKSDEIRDMLLKAGIILEDRKEGTVWKRQE